The Montipora capricornis isolate CH-2021 chromosome 3, ASM3666992v2, whole genome shotgun sequence genome window below encodes:
- the LOC138041350 gene encoding homeobox protein Hox-A3-like: MQTTTTSEACPSSVFHSREDSKPRRSPPPLVSMDGSTRRDSLVGLQRLVYSSQIFTHSRTSHEESRPVLSIDDNVAEVKPGPRPTHSQPRTSLPSPKPKRSRTSFTPAQLERLEEEFSLDMYVVGLKRMKLANELSLSERQVKVWFQNRRMKYKRERAKTRSDGGK; the protein is encoded by the exons atgcaaacaacgacCACTTCAGAAGCCTGCCCTTCAAGCGTTTTCCACTCTAGAGAGGACAGCAAACCTCGGAGATCTCCGCCACCACTCGTATCCATGGACGGAAGTACTAGGAGAGACTCTCTTGTCGGATTGCAAAGGCTTGTCTATAGCTCGCAAATTTTTACACATTCGCGAACCTCTCACGAAGAGAGCCGACCAGTCTTATCCATCGACGATAACGTCGCCGAAGTCAAACCAG GTCCCAGGCCTACGCATTCGCAGCCCCGTACGAGTCTTCCTAGTCCAAAGCCCAAGCGAAGCAGGACTTCCTTCACGCCTGCCCAGTTGGAACGTTTAGAGGAGGAATTTTCATTGGACATGTACGTTGTTGGTTTGAAGAGAATGAAGTTAGCAAACGAGCTAAGCCTGTCAGAAAGACAGGTTAAGGTCTGGTTTCAGAACAGAAGAATGAAAtacaagagagagagagcgaaGACCAGGTCTGATGGAGGAAAATAA